One stretch of Desulfatiglans sp. DNA includes these proteins:
- a CDS encoding ABC transporter ATP-binding protein, with the protein MIKLENVHKTYFNGSPLHVLKGINLHIEAGEFVSIMGSSGSGKSTLLNIIGILDNYDTGAYWLGGTHVLNLDEKKAAYFRNRMIGFVFQSFNLISFKNAMENVALPLYYQNVGRKKRNMLAMEYLEKLGLLEWADHTPNELSGGQKQRIAIARAMITKPRVIVADEPTGALDSDTSIEVMKLLQEINSDEGVTIIIVTHEGDVSRMTKRIIRLKDGIIVEKEEEV; encoded by the coding sequence ATGATAAAACTGGAAAATGTACATAAGACATATTTTAACGGCAGCCCTCTTCATGTGCTTAAGGGTATAAATCTGCATATAGAGGCGGGTGAGTTTGTCTCCATCATGGGATCATCAGGTTCAGGTAAATCCACACTCCTTAACATAATCGGAATACTTGATAATTATGATACAGGTGCATACTGGCTGGGCGGGACACATGTATTAAACCTCGATGAAAAAAAGGCCGCATATTTTAGAAACAGGATGATCGGTTTTGTATTCCAGTCATTCAACCTGATCAGCTTCAAGAATGCCATGGAAAACGTGGCGCTTCCACTCTATTACCAGAATGTCGGCAGGAAAAAACGCAACATGCTGGCCATGGAGTATCTTGAAAAGCTGGGCCTTCTGGAGTGGGCTGATCATACCCCGAACGAACTCTCCGGCGGTCAGAAACAGAGGATAGCCATTGCCCGTGCAATGATCACAAAACCCAGGGTAATAGTGGCTGATGAGCCTACCGGTGCGCTCGACAGCGACACATCCATTGAGGTAATGAAACTGCTTCAGGAGATTAATTCTGATGAAGGGGTGACAATAATCATCGTCACCCATGAAGGTGATGTATCCCGCATGACAAAAAGGATTATCAGGCTGAAGGATGGTATTATCGTTGAAAAGGAGGAAGAGGTATAG
- a CDS encoding efflux RND transporter periplasmic adaptor subunit, which produces MKKFFITLTVVILLAGGVSLFVYLAAKEKKPPVVFETVEPFITDIVKKTVATGSIKPRKEVEIKPQVPGILQEVYVEPGQMVKKDDPIAKVQIIPEMKELNAAEARLVQAKIKYDHEKWNIGQQKETFKEGITTEQDYHRSEAEYKNAKAEYEAAENNLEIIKRGVAKNTTTTNTLICSTMDGMILDVPVEKGDTVIQSNSFNAGSTIATVADMNDLIFEGKLDESEVGKIKIGMKLLISIGAIDNVEFNATLEHISPKGVEENGAILFPVRADVDLVDNIFVRAGYSATANIVLDKKEHVLAVNESVLQFDKDNKTFVEVEIAPQQYEKRYIETGISDSINIEVISGIDKDIKLKVPKV; this is translated from the coding sequence ATGAAAAAATTTTTTATAACTCTGACAGTCGTAATCCTTTTAGCTGGTGGTGTCTCCCTTTTTGTCTACCTGGCAGCAAAGGAGAAGAAGCCCCCGGTTGTATTTGAAACAGTGGAGCCTTTCATTACTGATATTGTGAAAAAGACAGTGGCAACAGGGTCTATTAAGCCGCGCAAGGAGGTGGAAATAAAGCCGCAGGTGCCGGGTATACTGCAGGAGGTCTATGTGGAACCGGGGCAGATGGTAAAAAAGGATGACCCTATTGCAAAGGTACAGATTATACCTGAGATGAAGGAGCTGAATGCCGCGGAAGCGAGGCTTGTTCAGGCAAAGATCAAGTATGATCATGAGAAATGGAACATTGGGCAGCAGAAGGAGACCTTTAAAGAGGGGATAACAACTGAACAGGATTATCACAGGAGCGAGGCGGAATATAAAAACGCAAAGGCGGAGTATGAGGCTGCGGAGAATAATCTTGAGATAATCAAGAGGGGTGTTGCAAAGAACACCACCACAACAAATACCCTCATATGTTCAACCATGGATGGCATGATACTTGATGTGCCTGTAGAAAAAGGGGATACAGTGATACAGAGCAATTCATTCAATGCAGGGTCAACCATAGCAACGGTGGCAGATATGAATGACCTGATATTTGAGGGGAAGCTGGATGAATCAGAGGTTGGAAAAATTAAGATCGGTATGAAGCTCCTTATTAGCATAGGGGCAATAGATAATGTGGAATTTAATGCCACACTTGAACATATTTCACCCAAAGGGGTTGAGGAAAACGGTGCTATCCTTTTCCCGGTAAGGGCAGATGTTGATCTGGTTGATAATATATTTGTTCGGGCAGGTTACAGCGCTACGGCAAATATCGTTCTGGATAAAAAGGAGCATGTCCTTGCAGTAAATGAGTCTGTGCTCCAGTTTGATAAAGATAACAAGACCTTTGTTGAGGTTGAAATAGCTCCTCAGCAGTATGAAAAACGTTATATAGAAACAGGTATTTCAGACAGCATTAATATAGAGGTTATTTCAGGCATTGATAAAGATATAAAGCTAAAGGTGCCAAAGGTATAA
- a CDS encoding universal stress protein yields MTGYKKILFPTDLGEESKKIAEHVKLMAEKFGADIEIVYVASVGHYYNTLDMPVAGLEHFETEVVSAANNQIKSFAEEVFAGMKVKTQVLSGNPAEETVEYAEKNGIDLIIMGHSRAGLERILLGSVAHRILKLAPVPVMIVRV; encoded by the coding sequence ATGACAGGTTATAAAAAGATATTGTTTCCTACTGATTTGGGTGAGGAATCAAAAAAGATCGCTGAACATGTGAAGCTGATGGCAGAAAAATTCGGGGCTGATATTGAAATAGTATATGTCGCAAGTGTAGGACATTATTACAATACCCTGGATATGCCTGTTGCAGGGCTTGAGCACTTTGAGACTGAGGTTGTGTCCGCTGCAAATAACCAGATCAAGAGTTTTGCTGAAGAGGTATTTGCAGGGATGAAGGTAAAAACACAGGTGTTATCAGGGAATCCTGCTGAAGAGACAGTTGAATATGCAGAAAAAAATGGCATTGATCTTATTATTATGGGCCACAGCAGGGCGGGTCTTGAAAGGATACTGCTTGGGAGTGTTGCGCACCGTATTTTAAAACTTGCACCTGTACCTGTTATGATTGTAAGGGTATAA
- a CDS encoding ABC transporter permease: MLDRDLWQEVFHILKKNKTRTVLTGFGVFWGIFMLVVMLGAGRGLKNGIFYGTGDLALNSLFIWTNSTTIPNKGFDRGRYWNFTNEDSQALLDNIHEIEVLAPRLNYRGGDVEISRNNRSDSFRIMGDTPEYLRIEPLTGVSGRFINKKDLKERRKVIVIGQRVREVLFEPDEEPLGKYLKINGIYFQVVGVFKSRRPPNNGGDNQNKTILMPFTTLQQTQNRGNIVGYYAVLARPGIQAKALEEKMKKFLAKRHKVSPDDNLAFGSDNVEEELQELNNLFAGIAILSWIVGTLTLFAGVIGTSNIMLVIVKERTKEIGVQRALGATPVRIIRQIVTESIFLNTVAGYTGLLLSAGLVESIAYILRKGQIETVFFHNPEVDLKVVTLALVILIISGAIAGFLPARRAIAIKPIDALRSEI; this comes from the coding sequence ATGCTGGACAGAGACCTCTGGCAGGAGGTTTTCCATATCCTTAAGAAAAACAAGACCCGCACGGTGCTTACAGGCTTCGGTGTGTTCTGGGGCATATTCATGCTTGTAGTAATGCTCGGGGCAGGAAGGGGTCTTAAAAACGGCATATTTTACGGGACAGGGGATCTTGCCCTTAACAGCCTTTTTATATGGACAAATTCTACGACAATACCAAACAAGGGATTTGACAGGGGTCGTTACTGGAATTTTACAAACGAGGATTCCCAGGCCCTGCTTGATAACATTCATGAAATAGAGGTACTGGCGCCAAGGCTGAACTACAGGGGCGGAGATGTAGAGATATCCCGCAATAACCGGAGTGATTCATTCAGGATTATGGGCGATACCCCCGAATATCTCAGAATTGAACCTCTGACCGGGGTTTCCGGCAGGTTTATCAATAAGAAGGATCTGAAAGAGAGGCGAAAGGTTATTGTTATAGGGCAAAGGGTTCGTGAGGTGCTGTTTGAACCTGATGAAGAGCCGTTGGGTAAATACCTTAAAATAAACGGGATATACTTTCAGGTAGTGGGGGTATTTAAATCCAGACGCCCTCCGAATAACGGCGGTGACAACCAGAATAAAACCATTCTAATGCCTTTTACTACTCTTCAGCAAACACAGAATAGGGGTAATATTGTAGGATATTATGCGGTTCTGGCCAGGCCGGGCATTCAGGCAAAGGCACTTGAAGAAAAGATGAAAAAGTTTCTTGCAAAAAGGCATAAGGTATCACCTGATGATAACCTTGCCTTTGGCTCTGACAATGTTGAGGAGGAACTTCAGGAACTAAATAATCTATTTGCCGGTATCGCCATCCTCTCGTGGATTGTAGGTACATTGACACTCTTTGCCGGGGTGATAGGCACAAGCAATATAATGCTTGTTATTGTTAAGGAAAGGACAAAAGAGATAGGTGTTCAAAGGGCCCTGGGCGCAACACCAGTAAGAATAATCAGGCAAATTGTGACAGAATCAATTTTTTTAAATACTGTAGCGGGTTATACAGGTCTGCTTCTCTCGGCAGGGCTGGTTGAATCAATCGCCTATATCCTGCGTAAAGGCCAGATAGAGACTGTCTTTTTTCACAATCCTGAAGTCGATTTAAAGGTCGTAACGCTGGCCCTTGTTATTTTGATTATATCCGGGGCCATAGCAGGGTTTTTGCCGGCAAGACGCGCCATAGCCATAAAACCCATTGATGCTTTGAGATCAGAAATTTAA
- a CDS encoding FtsX-like permease family protein, which translates to MLDLDSWQEIFSILGKNRLRAVLTGFSVAWGIFMLIILLGAGNGFENAMRKGFSNSLINSMWIWGGKTTKPYKGLKPGRYTRLTNEDYEQIRKNIPEVELISSRFYLPGQNYVAYKGKSLKYQVISVYPDYLAIDKVNIIQGRPINNLDIIHKRKVAIITEEVKKELFNHKEAIGEYIIVNGFYVRVVGVCKDKDQNNNQVVGLPITTAQLICGGKKNISNLCLTIPVSSSVKESVEIEKNIRSLLSGIHNFDPEDERAVYISNSVEQAGRYMTIINSIRMFVWVIGIMTIVAGIVGVSNIMTIVVKERTREIGIRKALGARPRSIIGMIMQESILITSLSGFIGLLFGTGLLELIRTKMPANNYFYNPEADIRIAATATLFLIAAGLLAGFFPARRAARIKPIVALRDE; encoded by the coding sequence ATGCTGGACCTTGACTCCTGGCAGGAGATATTCAGCATCCTTGGTAAAAACAGGCTCCGTGCTGTTCTGACAGGCTTCAGTGTGGCCTGGGGTATCTTTATGCTTATCATACTGCTGGGAGCTGGAAACGGTTTTGAAAATGCCATGAGAAAGGGTTTTTCAAACTCTCTTATAAACAGCATGTGGATATGGGGCGGCAAGACCACAAAACCTTATAAAGGCCTGAAACCCGGAAGATATACCAGGCTTACAAATGAGGATTATGAGCAGATCAGAAAGAATATACCTGAAGTGGAACTCATATCATCGCGTTTTTACCTGCCCGGCCAGAATTATGTGGCCTATAAAGGAAAATCACTTAAATATCAGGTTATTTCAGTGTATCCCGATTATCTGGCTATTGATAAGGTGAATATTATCCAGGGTCGACCGATAAATAACCTTGATATTATTCATAAAAGGAAGGTCGCCATAATTACTGAGGAGGTTAAAAAAGAGCTTTTCAATCATAAAGAGGCGATTGGTGAATACATTATTGTCAATGGCTTTTATGTTAGGGTTGTAGGTGTATGTAAAGACAAGGATCAGAATAACAATCAGGTTGTGGGTCTACCGATCACAACGGCCCAGTTAATATGCGGCGGCAAAAAGAATATTTCAAATCTCTGTCTCACTATTCCGGTCTCTTCATCTGTTAAGGAATCGGTGGAGATCGAAAAAAATATCCGCTCTCTGTTATCTGGGATACATAACTTTGATCCTGAAGATGAAAGGGCTGTATATATATCAAATAGCGTGGAGCAGGCGGGCAGGTACATGACTATCATTAATTCAATAAGGATGTTTGTCTGGGTAATAGGCATCATGACCATTGTGGCGGGTATAGTCGGGGTGAGCAATATCATGACCATCGTGGTAAAGGAGCGTACCAGGGAGATAGGCATAAGAAAGGCGCTGGGTGCGAGGCCCCGCTCAATTATAGGGATGATCATGCAGGAGTCTATATTGATTACATCCCTGTCAGGGTTCATTGGTCTTCTTTTTGGAACCGGCCTGCTTGAACTCATAAGGACAAAAATGCCTGCAAATAATTATTTTTATAATCCGGAGGCCGATATAAGGATCGCAGCTACCGCAACACTGTTTTTGATAGCAGCAGGTCTGCTGGCCGGGTTTTTCCCGGCCCGAAGGGCTGCCCGGATCAAACCTATTGTTGCATTGAGGGATGAATAA